The following are encoded together in the Osmia lignaria lignaria isolate PbOS001 chromosome 13, iyOsmLign1, whole genome shotgun sequence genome:
- the Nipsnap gene encoding protein nipsnap, giving the protein MAAVLRRFRVAQQITVIGNTKIPSFLNSRSFARSSIRQDINDGWIYKQFVRTIEPTKESHSRMLSDKGVIYALHTHNIRPDCIDKYMTNYEEIVNFINSKKSELKLELVGSWTVVAGDVDQALHLWQYSGGYENVDHTQAALSNLEAYQQLFKENGKYLRSRYLQYLLAFSYWPPLTKRNSSNIYEIRSYRLKPGTMIEWGNNWAKAINYRSNNNEPFAGFFSQIGRLYNVHHIWCYKNFQARMETRESAWRSPGWDACVAYTVPLIRETHSRILSPTSFSPTK; this is encoded by the exons ATGGCTGCTGTTTTGAGAAGATTCAGAGTCGCACAACAGATTACAGTGATCGGCAATACTAAAATACCGTCATTTCTTAACAGCCG ATCTTTTGCAAGGTCATCGATCCGACAGGATATCAACGACGGATGGATATACAAGCAATTTGTAAGAACAATCGAGCCAACCAAAGAGTCTCACTCACGGATGCTGTCAGACAAAGGAGTTATTTACGCTTTACATACGCACAACATCCGACCTGATTGTATTGACAAATATATGACCAATTA TGAAGAGATTGTTAACTTTATAAACTCCAAGAAGTCTGAATTGAAATTGGAACTAGTTGGTTCATGGACTGTTGTAGCTGGTGATGTTGATCAAGCTCTCCACCTGTGGCAATATTCTGGTGGATATGAGAATGTTGATCATACCCAAGCTGCATTATCTAATCTTGAG gCATACCAACAATTATTTAAGGAAAATGGAAAGTATTTGCGATCACGCTACCTGCAATATTTATTGGCATTTAGTTATTGGCCTCCTCTAACGAAAAGAAACAGTTCAAATATATATGAAATACGTAGTTATAGGTTGAAACCTGGTACTATGATAGAATGGGGTAATAACTGGGCCAAGGCCATTAATTACAGAAGTAATAATAATGAACCTTTTGCTGGTTTCTTTTCACAAATTGGCAGATTATATAATGTTCATCACATTTGGT GCTACAAAAATTTCCAAGCACGGATGGAAACACGCGAAAGTGCATGGAGATCTCCAGGATGGGACGCATGCGTTGCATATACCGTGCCGTTAATAAGGGAAACGCATTCCCGTATATTGAGTCCGACTAGCTTTTCaccaacaaaataa
- the LOC117601986 gene encoding RUN domain-containing protein 1: MEVVNDRKMDTEEYKCCENEDIENSDESDRPSGERWAPVGANDGDNDFSDEYKYVDNMENLSYDMERLKILEEEQEMLNSSLIALTTHFAQVQFRLRQIVDAPTNEKETLLKELEEFAFRGIPDVPHSLSLDSKSITPTSPMSCKQSISGVINDVDVESKMALQRTKQKELICQLKSQLEDLEKYAYETGDAELPQSMILERQNIIINHLKEKLNFDVDDLCKLPVDDLRWQVDYAISQIVSPLKMKEQLVSQLKTQIADLERFINYLQGEVSTETLACTCACPVHTSGSATSTSYASRSFKRKPIEEESKTRTLNTVKKVVVLLHMFLVSQLGCGSERVRRNFKKNSIHNWRDLRTRLDIAVEHVIETIAESERHLEDEDFTNDNDYASDSDSTSHCSVRVTSAVRKHLATSIRDLMQHGLMSDARSNSVVPFVGCFPQRNPSTSNLMHAWELVLKYYEIKNGHRYNSSPAQKLSQSFNLDLAGGRNVSSKQSLLTTIGNIIASHTPYKRSYDSHFKAFICASLNANKLVVWLKLILQCQYLLENHYASWSYVVKTGFQDAFHTLDRLTSYKFDLPVDLAVRQFQNIKDAF; this comes from the exons ATGGAAGTCGTAAACGATAGGAAAATGGATACCGAAGAGTATAAATGTTGCGAGAATGAGGATATTGAAAATTCGGATGAAAGCGACAGACCATCAGGTGAAAGATGGGCACCCGTCGGAGCGAACGATGGTGACAATGATTTTTCCgatgaatataaatatgttgACAATATGGAAAA TTTATCATATGATATGGAAAGGCTGAAGATACTGGAGGAAGAGCAGGAGATGCTTAATTCATCTCTTATAGCATTAACCACTCATTTTGCTCAG GTTCAATTTCGTTTAAGACAGATTGTTGATGCACCCACAAATGAAAAGGAAACATTGCTCAAAGAATTAGAAGAATTTGCTTTCAGAGGGATACCTGATGTTCCACATAGTTTGTCACTTGATAGTAAATCAATTACACCAACTTCTCCAATGTCCTGCAAGCAAAGT ATATCTGGAGTAATTAATGATGTTGATGTTGAGTCTAAAATGGCATTACAAAGAACTAAACAAAAAGAATTGATATGTCAACTAAAGTCTCAATTAGAggatttagaaaaatatgcCTATGAAACTGGTGATGCAGAACTACCCCAAAGTATGATATTAGAAAGACAGAATATCATAATTA ATCACTTGaaagagaaattaaattttgatgtTGATGATCTCTGTAAATTACCGGTTGATGATTTAAGATGGCAAGTAGACTATGCTATAAGTCAg ATTGTTAGTCCCTTAAAAATGAAGGAGCAATTAGTGTCCCAATTAAAAACACAAATCGCAGATTTAGAgcgttttataaattatcttcaaGGAGAAGTTAGCACAGAAACATTAGCCTGCACTTGTGCATGCCCTGTGCATACCAGTGGTTCTGCTACTTCCACTTCGTATGCTAGCAGGTCGTTTAAAAGAAAACCAATAGAAGAGGAAAGTAAAACCAGAACTCTTAACACTGTTAAGAAAGTTGTAGTTCTGTTGCACATGTTCCTAGTGTCCCAATTAGGATGCGGCAGTGAACGAGTGCGAAGGAACTTCAAAAAAAATTCCATTCATAATTGGCGCGATTTAAGAACAAGATTAGATATCGCGGTTGAACATGTTATAGAGACCATTGCAGAAAGCGAACGTCATTTAGAAGATGAAGATTTTACTAATGATAATGATTATGCCTCGGATTCAGATTCCACATCGCATTGTAGTGTCCGAGTAACATCCGCTGTAAGGAAGCATCTAGCAACATCCATACGTGACTTAATGCAACACGGTTTAATGTCTGATGCGCGTTCTAATAGTGTAGTACCATTCGTTGGATGTTTTCCCCAAAGAAACCCTTCCACTTCTAATTTGATGCATGCATGGGAATTAGTGCTGAAGTATTACGAAATTAAAAACGGTCATCGTTATAATTCTAGTCCGGCACAGAAATTATCTCAGAGTTTTAATCTAGATCTAGCAGGTGGAAGGAATGTTTCTTCTAAACAG AGCTTATTAACAACCATAGGGAATATTATTGCTTCCCATACTCCATACAAAAGAAGCTATGACTCCCACTTCAAAGCATTTATTTGTGCATCCCTAAA TGCTAACAAACTTGTTGTTTGGTTAAAACTTATTTTACAATGTCAATACCTTCTTGAAAATCATTATGCATCGTGGAGTTATGTTGTGAAGACAG GTTTTCAAGACGCGTTTCACACGCTTGATCGTCTTACTAGTTACAAATTTGACTTACCGGTTGACTTGGCAGTAAGAcagtttcaaaatataaaagatgCATTTTGA